Proteins found in one Mytilus edulis chromosome 2, xbMytEdul2.2, whole genome shotgun sequence genomic segment:
- the LOC139513855 gene encoding uncharacterized protein, translating into MASDLMFWFFFAHFLTDLVEGYYCDSERCLENEYCCGDNICCVSYTVWELWYFWCGIIFFLVLLSMCLCLWKTRYRDSRIFIGTSQPIYSPLSSKQPSLANGERYRDDITEAEYYRTPPPTGVYGYNTTVPPTYDDVVNNYKEDHKK; encoded by the exons ATGGCGTCGGATCTGATGTTTTGGTTTTTCTTTGCACATTTTTTAACAGATTTG gTAGAAGGCTATTACTGTGACAGTGAAAGATGTTTGGAGAATGAGTATTGTTGTGGAGACAATATATGCTGTGTGTCATATACAGTTTGGGAACTGTGGTATTTCTG GTGTGGTATAATTTTCTTCCTTGTACTGCTGTCCATGTGTTTATGTTTATGGAAGACAAGATACAGAGACAGTCGAATCTTTATTGGTACTTCTCAACCTATATACAGTCCATTGTCAAGCAAACAGCCATCCCTGGCAAAT GGTGAAAGATATAGAGATGATATTACAGAAGCAGAGTATTACAGAACCCCGCCCCCTACTGGTGTCTATGGTTACAACACAACAGTCCCTCCCACTTATGATGATGTCGTCAACAATTACAAAGAAGATCACAAGAAATAG